From Microlunatus capsulatus, a single genomic window includes:
- a CDS encoding DUF6361 family protein — protein sequence MSFVAWLDHSTEDERRVREMIRSFDQPETQDALGFGQVRDAYGDLLFPGTSTLHTRAKYLLFIPWCSIAAAGRGYTGERLERASRDNERRLIQTLSSIPGVHGLIGGRRGWTVRNLPSGTYRTALERWHIQGDNDQDIPSPDDGELVVATHGWHRRLPAPPLDFPERAPGAFALTYGEAEYLQGRLLSIDGPPSLFAYLADHCGRALEAPRLWKEPIVEQAPPHIRDDVQLAETFSTIAHGANLLYNYLVARKYEQDGWTTVENPVERYEARLDDWAVKLRELGPSWPSWRDIRTRAADENGNVLRNVSLNAFAEAWFSLVAQEEPHDLWRSDAAQTLVRSREVSIKRLQSRFTNPTMLSRWGGSSGAGAFEFRWSQARQLLNDVIAGLRSDDVAVA from the coding sequence TCCGCGACGCGTATGGCGACCTCCTCTTCCCGGGAACCTCCACACTGCACACCCGGGCAAAGTACTTGCTTTTCATCCCTTGGTGCTCGATCGCAGCAGCCGGACGCGGATACACCGGGGAACGCCTGGAACGAGCCAGCCGCGACAACGAACGTCGACTAATCCAGACTCTGAGCTCGATACCCGGCGTCCATGGCCTGATCGGCGGTCGACGAGGGTGGACTGTTCGCAATCTGCCCTCGGGGACCTACCGCACCGCCCTCGAGCGCTGGCACATTCAAGGCGATAACGACCAGGACATTCCGTCGCCTGACGACGGCGAGTTGGTCGTCGCCACCCACGGCTGGCACCGCCGGCTTCCGGCGCCACCGCTCGACTTCCCCGAACGGGCTCCTGGGGCCTTCGCGCTCACCTACGGCGAGGCCGAATATCTCCAGGGCCGGCTGCTGAGCATCGACGGTCCGCCGTCGCTCTTCGCCTACCTCGCCGACCACTGCGGCCGCGCGTTGGAGGCGCCACGCCTCTGGAAAGAACCAATTGTCGAACAAGCGCCGCCTCACATCAGGGACGATGTCCAATTGGCTGAGACGTTCTCCACGATCGCCCACGGCGCCAACCTGCTCTACAACTACCTCGTCGCGCGGAAGTACGAGCAGGACGGCTGGACGACAGTCGAGAACCCGGTCGAACGCTACGAGGCGCGGCTCGACGACTGGGCGGTCAAACTCCGGGAGCTGGGACCGTCCTGGCCGTCATGGAGAGACATCCGGACGAGAGCGGCCGACGAGAACGGCAATGTCCTGCGCAACGTGAGTCTAAACGCCTTCGCCGAGGCTTGGTTCTCGCTCGTGGCGCAGGAGGAACCGCACGACCTCTGGCGCTCAGATGCCGCGCAGACGCTCGTACGAAGCCGGGAGGTCTCGATCAAGAGACTCCAATCTCGCTTCACCAACCCGACCATGCTGTCTCGGTGGGGCGGTTCGAGCGGTGCCGGAGCCTTCGAGTTCCGCTGGAGTCAGGCCCGGCAGCTGCTGAACGACGTCATCGCCGGCTTGAGGAGCGATGACGTTGCTGTCGCCTGA